DNA from Thermococcus argininiproducens:
AATATTTTAAAGCATTATAGAAAGATATGGGCAATAGAACATGCTCAAAGTCTTCTTGGATGGGACATGGAAGTCAACATGCCCAAGATGGGAATCACAGAGAGAAGCGTTGCCAAAGGAGAACTTTCTGTCTTGGCTCAAAGTTTAACATTAGACCCAAAGTTTCTTGATCTAGTTGAGAAAGCTTCCGCTTTAGAAACATTGAACGATTACGAAAAAGGAGTTATTAGAGTTCTCCAAAGAGAAATAAAAATCGCCAAGGCTTTTCCCCCCGAATTCGTTAGAGAGCTCAGCGAAGTAAGGAGCAAGGCTACAATGGCTTGGAGCGAAGCTAAAGAAAAAGACAACTTTAGAAAGTTTGAACCTTGGCTCGACAGGATAATCGAACTCTCAAAAAAAGCTGCAGAGTATTTAGGCTACGACGAATATCCATATGATGCGTTATTGGACCTCTATGAAGAAGGACTCAGAACAAAGGACCTCGAGCCTATTTTTGAAAAGCTTGAAAAAGACCTAAAGCCAATATTAGAGCAGATTCTCGAAGCGGGAAAAATTTCAAACGAACACCCTCTAGAAAGGGAAAAATATGAAATCCAAGCCATGGAAGAAGTCAACTTAAGAATTCTCGAATTATTAGGATATCCTCTCGGAGTAAAAGGAAGGCTCGATGTTTCTCCCCACCCCTTCACATCCGGATTTGGAATTAATGATGTTAGAGTTACTACAAGGTATGAGGGCTTCGACTTCAGGAGGACTCTCCTTGCAGTGGTTCATGAATTTGGACATGCATTATACGAACTGCAGGTAGATGAAAGGTTCATGTTCTCACCAATAGCTAGAGGAGTTTCCCTTGGGATCCACGAAAGTCAAAGCAGATTTTGGGAAAATATAATTGGAAGAAGTAAAGAATTTGCAGAACTCATCTATCCACTATTAAAAGAAAAGCTACCCTTTATAAGAAACTATACTACCGAGGATCTATATGCTTACCTCAATATGGTAAGACCAGATTATATCAGGGTAGAAGCTGATGAAGTAACTTATAACATGCACATTCTCCTTAGGTACAAGCTTGAGAAGCTCATGATAAATGAAGAAGTAAAAGCAAGAGAACTACCAGAGCTATGGAACGATGAGCTTGAAAGACTCCTCGGCATACGACCCAAGAACTATAAAGAAGGGATCCTCCAAGATATACACTGGGCCCATGCTACTGTTGGATATTTCCCCACATATAGCCTTGGAACATTATTAGCAGCACAAATTAAGAACTACATCCTTAAGGACATGCCTGACTTCTATGAGAAAATAACAACAGGAGAATTTGCCCCAATAAGAGAGTGGCTAAAGCAAAAAGTCCACAGATACGGAAGCGTATATTCACCAAAAGAACTGCTAGAGAAGAGCTTTGGAGAAGGAATAAACCCAGAGTACTTCATCAAATATATAAAAGAGAAATATTTGGACTGAACTGTTTCTTTTTCATTCTTTTATTGATTCTATTTCAATTGCAACAACCCCGTATTTTTTCTCCTCTTCTTCAGTGTAAAACTGCCTATAAATTTGGACTCCTTCTTCAATAGTTTTAACCCCCGGTAAAACATTTTCAACTCCTTCTTCACTAAGCATTTCTCTAAAAGAAGGGTATACTCGAAGAGCTTTTACTTTAACCCTTAGTTTCCCTTCAAATATTATCGTGTCCCCAGGCTTTACTTGCCTCCGTTTTTCATCATAAAGCCTGCCTTCAATTTTCTTTTTTCCTTCTTTGATTAACCTTAGGTACTCTTCCTGCAGACCCATTTCCCATTCCATAGTCTCACCTATACAAGATACCTCAAAAGCATTGGGAAAACCCTCAAACCTCTAGCAAGCAGTTTAGGGTTCTTTACAAGTGCAGTTATGGTTTTCTTATGATCGTCAAAGTCTGCATAAGTTTCAATAACTTCCTTAGCCTCTTTACTAGAGAATACTTCGAAGAATTTCTCTATTTGGTCTTGATTGAGGGCTTTGAATAAGCGTCTAATTCTCAAACCAAACGTTATCTGTTTCTTTACATCTTTACATAGATCTTCATACACATTTAAGTTTCCTCTTCTAATCGAGTACCTAAGGGCATGAGCACAGAGCATCCCATAGACAATCCCTCCTGCAGTTAGGGGTTTTATCTGTAATGCTGCATCACCAACTAGAGCAACGTTCCCTCTTACCCAAGGCTTTCTAACCCCTAACCCCACATTGCCTGTTTTGATCTCCACAATATTAGTCTCCTTAAGAAGCCTAAGCCTCACAAATCTAAGAAGAGCATCGTATGTGCCAAAAGTTCCGAGCCTTGCAGTGGATCCATCTATAGGAGCAAGCCACATAAAGAATTCATTATTAATCTCTTTGTTGACCCAGATTTCTACAAAGTCTGTCTTCTTAAAGTCGCCAACAACTTCCACTTCATATCCACTCAAAAACTCGGCGTCAGTCTTTGCCCCTATTTCTTGAGCTACTTTACTTCCGACACCATCAGCGCCTACATAAAAATCTGCTTCAATTTCAAATCTCTCATTAAACCTCTGGACAATAGCTTTCCCATTCTTAAA
Protein-coding regions in this window:
- a CDS encoding carboxypeptidase M32 — translated: MNILKHYRKIWAIEHAQSLLGWDMEVNMPKMGITERSVAKGELSVLAQSLTLDPKFLDLVEKASALETLNDYEKGVIRVLQREIKIAKAFPPEFVRELSEVRSKATMAWSEAKEKDNFRKFEPWLDRIIELSKKAAEYLGYDEYPYDALLDLYEEGLRTKDLEPIFEKLEKDLKPILEQILEAGKISNEHPLEREKYEIQAMEEVNLRILELLGYPLGVKGRLDVSPHPFTSGFGINDVRVTTRYEGFDFRRTLLAVVHEFGHALYELQVDERFMFSPIARGVSLGIHESQSRFWENIIGRSKEFAELIYPLLKEKLPFIRNYTTEDLYAYLNMVRPDYIRVEADEVTYNMHILLRYKLEKLMINEEVKARELPELWNDELERLLGIRPKNYKEGILQDIHWAHATVGYFPTYSLGTLLAAQIKNYILKDMPDFYEKITTGEFAPIREWLKQKVHRYGSVYSPKELLEKSFGEGINPEYFIKYIKEKYLD
- a CDS encoding NAD(P)/FAD-dependent oxidoreductase, translating into MKYDVAIIGGGPVGNYLANLLAGEFKVAVVEAKNSFGGKACTGILGAENYEKLNLPKEAIVNKLRGAVFYSRIQSFEIERPASQAYVVDRKILERKLAENAIKKGAEYYMGTRFLEFKNGKAIVQRFNERFEIEADFYVGADGVGSKVAQEIGAKTDAEFLSGYEVEVVGDFKKTDFVEIWVNKEINNEFFMWLAPIDGSTARLGTFGTYDALLRFVRLRLLKETNIVEIKTGNVGLGVRKPWVRGNVALVGDAALQIKPLTAGGIVYGMLCAHALRYSIRRGNLNVYEDLCKDVKKQITFGLRIRRLFKALNQDQIEKFFEVFSSKEAKEVIETYADFDDHKKTITALVKNPKLLARGLRVFPMLLRYLV
- a CDS encoding ASCH domain-containing protein, giving the protein MEWEMGLQEEYLRLIKEGKKKIEGRLYDEKRRQVKPGDTIIFEGKLRVKVKALRVYPSFREMLSEEGVENVLPGVKTIEEGVQIYRQFYTEEEEKKYGVVAIEIESIKE